In a single window of the Micromonospora sp. WMMD1155 genome:
- a CDS encoding IS701 family transposase, protein MGCFAGRFAWVEPRRAAGQFVTGLLADIEVKTCWQLAEQAGHARPDAMQRLLYRAVWDADAVRDDLRQLITARIGAPDAVLIVDDTGDLKKGTHTVGVQRQYTGTAGRIENSQVGVFLGYAGVDGHTLIDRRVYLPAAWTDDRDRCRAAGVPDDIEFATKPELAAEMITAALDAGVPAGWATADEAYGNSSVFRAGLREHEIGYVLAVSRSHLVPLDGGKTRVRADRIAADLPVTVWQRRSAGAGSKGPRFYDWAWLDDVCTDADPDDGGRHSLLIRKNTATGELAFYRCWAPRAATLAQLVRIAGIRWSVEEAFQAAKSQVGLDQHQVRRWDSWHRFTTLALAALAVLAISAADATDDSTDSRLIKLTVNEIRRLINACLIRPITDLAHRLHWSAWRRRHQARARQAHYTRRLNLELQP, encoded by the coding sequence CTGGGCTGCTTCGCGGGTCGGTTCGCTTGGGTGGAGCCGCGTCGTGCGGCGGGGCAGTTCGTGACGGGGCTGTTGGCCGACATCGAGGTGAAGACGTGCTGGCAGTTGGCCGAGCAGGCTGGACACGCCCGGCCGGATGCGATGCAGCGGCTGTTGTACCGGGCGGTGTGGGACGCCGACGCTGTCCGCGATGACCTGCGGCAGCTGATCACCGCCCGGATCGGGGCCCCGGACGCGGTCCTGATCGTCGACGACACCGGTGACCTGAAGAAGGGCACCCATACGGTCGGGGTGCAGCGCCAGTACACCGGGACAGCGGGGCGGATCGAGAACAGCCAGGTCGGGGTGTTCCTGGGCTACGCCGGCGTCGATGGGCACACGCTGATCGACCGGCGGGTGTATCTGCCGGCGGCGTGGACCGACGACCGGGACCGCTGCCGAGCCGCCGGCGTGCCCGACGATATCGAGTTCGCCACCAAACCGGAGCTTGCCGCCGAGATGATCACCGCCGCCTTGGACGCCGGAGTGCCGGCGGGCTGGGCCACCGCGGACGAGGCCTACGGCAACAGCAGTGTCTTTCGCGCTGGCCTGCGCGAACACGAGATCGGCTACGTCCTGGCGGTGTCCCGCAGCCACTTGGTCCCGCTCGACGGCGGTAAAACCCGCGTCCGCGCCGACCGGATCGCCGCTGACCTACCGGTTACAGTGTGGCAGCGCCGCAGCGCTGGCGCCGGATCCAAGGGCCCACGCTTCTACGACTGGGCCTGGCTCGATGACGTGTGCACCGATGCTGACCCCGACGATGGCGGCCGACACAGCCTACTGATCAGGAAGAACACCGCCACCGGTGAGCTGGCCTTCTACCGCTGCTGGGCTCCCAGGGCGGCCACCCTCGCCCAACTCGTGCGAATCGCCGGCATCCGTTGGAGCGTCGAAGAAGCCTTCCAGGCCGCCAAGAGCCAGGTCGGCCTAGACCAGCACCAGGTCCGCCGCTGGGACTCCTGGCATCGCTTCACCACCCTCGCCCTGGCCGCCCTTGCCGTCTTGGCGATCAGCGCCGCCGACGCCACCGACGATTCAACCGACAGCCGGCTGATCAAGCTGACCGTCAACGAGATCCGCCGCCTGATCAACGCCTGCCTCATCCGCCCGATCACCGACCTCGCCCACCGTTTGCACTGGTCAGCCTGGCGACGCCGGCATCAAGCCCGAGCCCGACAAGCCCACTACACACGCCGCCTCAACCTCGAACTTCAACCATGA
- a CDS encoding protein phosphatase 2C domain-containing protein: protein MKVGEAITSAGGTRANEDRVGHRGTLAWVIDGATDLYDDTALPADSDVQWLVDHLAERLTQAGADNYQGAAAALLTSLADDVAREQAALSFPVSRVPPACSIALCVDQGIGYDLARIGDATAVVQGVRPVVVSTGYFDRREAAAVATNEAEADRVIAAMHQRRLHTMISGDVESIFSGHPNRQLRPHTAAGEWAHVDCILLCTDGFARLITDYEIYRSWAQVIPDARDRGLHYLEKLIRDAESEPGGSGGRFKRADDIAALLLTAG from the coding sequence ATGAAGGTAGGAGAAGCGATCACCTCGGCCGGTGGCACGCGGGCGAATGAAGACCGCGTCGGCCACCGCGGCACCCTCGCCTGGGTCATCGATGGCGCCACCGATCTGTACGACGACACCGCGCTGCCTGCCGACAGCGATGTGCAGTGGCTTGTCGACCACCTCGCCGAGCGGTTGACTCAGGCCGGTGCGGACAACTATCAGGGTGCGGCCGCCGCGCTCCTGACGTCGCTCGCCGACGATGTGGCCCGCGAGCAGGCAGCACTGTCGTTCCCCGTGAGCCGGGTGCCACCGGCCTGCTCAATCGCGCTCTGTGTCGACCAGGGCATCGGCTACGACCTCGCCCGAATCGGCGACGCCACCGCCGTGGTCCAGGGCGTTCGGCCTGTGGTGGTGTCGACCGGCTACTTCGACCGACGCGAAGCCGCGGCGGTGGCGACGAATGAGGCCGAGGCGGACCGGGTCATCGCGGCCATGCACCAGCGCCGGCTGCACACGATGATCTCCGGTGATGTCGAATCGATCTTTTCCGGGCACCCGAATCGCCAGCTTCGGCCCCACACCGCTGCCGGCGAATGGGCGCACGTCGACTGCATACTGCTGTGCACCGACGGTTTTGCCCGGCTGATCACCGACTACGAAATCTACCGCTCGTGGGCTCAAGTGATTCCCGATGCGCGTGATCGAGGGCTGCACTACCTGGAGAAGTTGATCCGAGACGCGGAAAGCGAACCCGGTGGTAGCGGTGGTCGGTTCAAGCGGGCCGACGACATCGCCGCTCTCCTGCTGACCGCTGGCTGA
- a CDS encoding TauD/TfdA family dioxygenase has product MPATLARDGVVLIQQGSVAEVAELLDGWTVPVDHPHQVADGLTVITPRIHSGAADNEAGFTDLPLSPHTDRSLHKQPPSVLATLMLAPARAGGSATLVDAAQVLMILRRRAEDAAIARLRLKTTAGQLGPPVVEFTSGHARIRYRDDRIAHPHSTDRHTDLVADLRRLITETVRSLHLGEGDGYLVHNHRFLHGRTAFTGDRSLVRFLARVNSDHPYTWLNRGFSIASS; this is encoded by the coding sequence GTGCCCGCCACCCTCGCCCGCGATGGCGTCGTCCTCATCCAGCAGGGGTCCGTTGCCGAGGTCGCGGAACTGCTCGACGGGTGGACGGTCCCCGTAGACCACCCTCACCAGGTGGCCGACGGACTCACCGTCATCACACCTCGTATCCATTCGGGCGCTGCCGATAATGAGGCGGGTTTCACCGATCTGCCCCTGTCACCGCACACCGACCGCAGCTTGCACAAACAGCCGCCCAGTGTGCTCGCCACGTTGATGCTCGCCCCGGCGAGGGCTGGGGGAAGCGCGACACTGGTGGACGCCGCTCAAGTGTTGATGATCCTCCGCCGTCGGGCCGAGGACGCTGCGATCGCTCGTCTACGGCTGAAGACGACAGCCGGCCAACTCGGCCCCCCGGTCGTCGAATTCACGTCCGGCCACGCCCGCATCCGGTACCGCGACGACCGGATCGCCCACCCCCACAGCACCGACCGTCACACAGATCTCGTGGCCGATCTTCGTCGGCTGATAACCGAGACGGTCCGATCCTTGCACCTGGGCGAGGGCGACGGTTACCTCGTACACAACCACCGCTTCCTGCACGGGCGCACGGCCTTCACCGGCGACCGGAGCCTGGTGCGTTTCCTGGCGAGAGTCAACAGCGACCATCCGTACACCTGGTTGAACCGGGGGTTTTCGATTGCGAGTTCCTAG
- a CDS encoding transposase family protein — MLSYPSTIPLSSRTLNHLADRIRAHRNQRRFRWRRLAPGRQALLALAHLRNGDTYTRLAAGFEIGVATAWRYVQEAIVLLAAAAENLATAMRRIRQLAYAILDGTLIPIDRVADQKPYYSGKHKKHGVNVQVVADAAGRLVWASPALPGSTHDLTAARVHGIIDALTTTDVMTFADKGYQGARGSVRTPFKRRRFRPKLSRRQKTVNRANARIRARGERAIATLKTWKILTKLRCCPRRATAIVQAILVLHHIEANRYAG; from the coding sequence GTGCTGTCTTACCCCTCCACGATCCCGCTGTCCAGCCGAACCCTGAACCACCTCGCCGACCGCATCCGAGCGCACCGTAACCAGCGTCGATTCCGGTGGCGTCGTCTCGCGCCGGGCCGACAGGCACTGCTCGCCCTGGCCCACCTGCGCAACGGCGACACCTACACCCGGCTCGCCGCCGGGTTCGAGATCGGTGTCGCCACCGCCTGGCGCTACGTGCAGGAAGCGATCGTGCTGCTCGCCGCGGCCGCCGAGAACCTGGCCACGGCGATGCGGCGCATCCGGCAACTGGCCTACGCGATCCTGGACGGCACGCTGATCCCGATCGACCGCGTGGCAGACCAGAAGCCGTACTACTCCGGCAAGCACAAGAAGCATGGCGTGAACGTGCAGGTCGTAGCCGACGCCGCCGGCCGGCTCGTATGGGCCTCACCGGCACTGCCAGGCTCGACGCACGACCTCACCGCCGCCCGCGTCCACGGCATCATCGACGCGCTGACCACCACGGACGTGATGACCTTCGCCGACAAGGGCTACCAAGGCGCCCGGGGCAGCGTGCGCACGCCGTTCAAACGGCGCCGCTTCCGGCCGAAGCTGTCACGCCGACAGAAGACGGTCAACCGCGCCAACGCGAGAATCCGTGCCCGTGGTGAACGAGCCATCGCCACGCTCAAGACCTGGAAGATCCTGACCAAGCTGCGCTGCTGCCCGCGCCGCGCCACCGCGATCGTGCAGGCCATCCTCGTCCTGCACCACATCGAAGCCAACCGCTACGCAGGATGA
- a CDS encoding DUF262 domain-containing protein, with amino-acid sequence MKANETTVRNLLQGEKQYVVPLYQRRYSWKRRDLAQVWADVMRVTEVGDNTTHFLGSVVLAPSPANTPTGVQSWLVVDGQQRLTTLSILLCAIRDHVQESDTQLAAKIDDMYLFNKYASGMERYTLLPTKADRAAWLALVEQDPGAGGEDRIGEAYRFFRAALVQADDPDDDHDLIRIEQAVAARLSLVEIAAHPDDNVHRIFESLNYTGQPLTQADLLRNYLFMRLPARGDHVYERHWLPLQELLTDKQLEDLVWLDLVLLGDDRATQEAIYQSQQQRLSQLSSEAAIEEWIINLHHKARLLRKILTPSEVTDPILRRALDRLDRWGAAVVHPIALHVLLAHEAGRLSSTEAADALRVVESYLVRRMITGIASANTNRILMSLVKDLGEQVPSAKAITRALSGVRKKFPTDQYIREAVLVNSFYWSGRGPQRSYVLRCIEEDFEHKEPINFDTAKVTIEHVLPQSLTDDWREMLHPDLENDETVDELHSSLVHTLGNLSLTAYNPKLANDNFEAKKKILRDSGLAMNREIADAPRWGRAEILARGRALADRILVIWPGPDESAAATPPSPRWSLMNQALASIPAGRWTSYSDIAEVVGVFHRAVAGRLASVQVPNAHRVLKIDGAVSVDFRWTDPQRRDDPRIVLEAEGVRFDHAGRAAADQRMTASELAREVGLDTSDDREEESQA; translated from the coding sequence TTGAAGGCGAATGAGACGACCGTCCGTAACTTGCTGCAGGGCGAGAAGCAGTACGTCGTTCCCCTCTACCAACGCCGTTACAGCTGGAAGCGCCGAGACCTCGCGCAGGTGTGGGCTGATGTGATGAGGGTGACGGAGGTGGGCGACAACACCACGCACTTCCTCGGCTCGGTGGTCCTGGCGCCCAGTCCGGCCAACACACCAACCGGCGTGCAAAGTTGGCTTGTCGTGGACGGCCAGCAGCGGCTAACTACCTTGAGTATCCTGCTGTGCGCGATTCGCGATCACGTCCAGGAGTCCGATACGCAGCTAGCCGCCAAGATCGACGATATGTATCTGTTCAACAAGTACGCGTCGGGAATGGAACGGTACACACTGCTGCCCACCAAGGCCGACCGGGCGGCCTGGCTGGCGCTTGTGGAACAGGACCCTGGTGCTGGTGGCGAAGACCGCATCGGAGAGGCGTATCGCTTTTTCCGAGCCGCGCTTGTTCAAGCCGATGATCCAGACGACGACCATGACCTTATCCGGATCGAGCAGGCGGTAGCGGCACGGCTGAGCCTGGTGGAGATCGCCGCGCATCCAGACGACAACGTCCACCGTATTTTCGAGTCTCTCAACTACACCGGCCAGCCGCTCACCCAGGCGGACCTGCTGCGCAACTACCTATTCATGAGACTGCCTGCTCGCGGCGATCACGTTTACGAGCGGCACTGGCTGCCGCTTCAGGAACTCCTAACGGACAAGCAGCTTGAAGACCTGGTTTGGTTGGATCTGGTGCTCCTGGGCGACGACCGCGCCACCCAGGAGGCGATCTACCAGTCTCAGCAGCAGCGACTCAGCCAACTGTCCAGCGAGGCTGCCATCGAAGAGTGGATCATCAACCTCCACCACAAGGCTCGACTGCTCCGCAAGATTCTGACGCCGAGCGAGGTGACCGACCCGATCCTGCGACGAGCGTTGGACCGACTTGACCGCTGGGGCGCGGCAGTAGTCCACCCCATCGCACTCCACGTCCTCCTGGCACATGAAGCCGGTCGCCTCAGCTCCACTGAGGCGGCTGATGCATTACGTGTCGTTGAGAGCTACCTCGTCCGTCGGATGATCACAGGCATCGCCAGCGCTAACACGAACCGGATCCTGATGTCACTTGTCAAGGATCTGGGCGAGCAGGTCCCCTCGGCCAAGGCGATCACCCGAGCGCTTTCCGGGGTGAGGAAGAAGTTCCCCACCGATCAGTACATCCGGGAGGCGGTGTTGGTTAACAGCTTCTACTGGTCGGGTCGTGGCCCGCAGCGCAGCTACGTGCTGCGCTGTATCGAGGAGGACTTCGAACACAAGGAACCCATCAACTTCGACACCGCCAAGGTCACCATCGAGCACGTACTGCCCCAGTCCCTAACGGACGACTGGCGGGAGATGCTTCACCCCGACCTGGAAAACGACGAGACGGTTGACGAGCTGCACAGCTCCCTGGTGCACACTCTCGGGAATCTCAGCCTGACCGCGTACAACCCGAAGCTGGCCAACGACAACTTCGAGGCAAAGAAGAAAATTCTTCGTGACAGTGGGCTGGCGATGAACCGTGAGATCGCTGATGCTCCACGTTGGGGTCGCGCAGAAATCCTCGCACGTGGCCGAGCCCTTGCCGACCGGATCCTCGTCATCTGGCCGGGGCCTGACGAATCAGCCGCAGCCACGCCGCCCAGCCCGCGCTGGTCACTGATGAACCAGGCGCTCGCCAGCATTCCCGCGGGCCGTTGGACCAGTTACTCGGACATTGCCGAGGTCGTGGGCGTGTTTCATCGCGCCGTCGCCGGTCGACTTGCCAGCGTCCAGGTGCCGAACGCTCACCGTGTGCTGAAGATTGACGGCGCCGTCTCGGTCGATTTCCGCTGGACCGATCCCCAACGCCGCGACGATCCACGAATCGTCTTGGAGGCCGAAGGCGTGCGCTTCGACCATGCGGGGCGCGCGGCAGCGGACCAACGAATGACGGCCAGCGAATTAGCGCGAGAGGTCGGCCTGGACACTAGCGACGACAGGGAAGAAGAGAGCCAAGCCTAA
- a CDS encoding NUDIX domain-containing protein, with protein MTERPPYLVERNPGYFEYQLPISVKLVVDHHGRVPLLRNERDEWELPGGKLEVGETPEDGVCREVAEELGLTITEVDIIDSWVYEITPVRHVFIVSFGATYLGDEELVYSAEHKELGVFTYDEVPHLHMPEPYKLTIQRWRERRPI; from the coding sequence GTGACGGAGCGACCGCCGTACCTGGTCGAGCGGAACCCGGGGTATTTCGAGTACCAGTTGCCGATTTCGGTCAAGCTGGTAGTCGACCACCATGGCCGGGTGCCGCTGTTGCGCAATGAACGCGACGAGTGGGAGTTGCCTGGCGGCAAGCTCGAAGTGGGTGAGACGCCCGAGGACGGCGTCTGCCGGGAAGTTGCCGAAGAGCTCGGCCTGACCATCACCGAGGTCGACATCATCGACTCCTGGGTCTACGAGATCACGCCGGTCCGGCACGTGTTCATCGTGAGCTTCGGCGCGACGTACCTCGGGGATGAAGAACTCGTCTACTCAGCCGAGCACAAGGAGCTCGGCGTGTTCACGTACGACGAGGTGCCACATCTGCACATGCCCGAGCCCTACAAGCTGACCATCCAGCGCTGGCGCGAGCGCCGGCCGATATAG
- a CDS encoding IS256 family transposase, which yields MTATLNDQTETGRKKRAEPSAEAKAAAELVRAAKEQGLSLTGPDGLLKQLTKTVLETALNEEMTEHLGYEKHESAGVESGNVRNGTRAKTVLTDASGPVQIDVPRDRAGTFEPQIVRKRQRRLSGVDEVVLSLYAKGLTTGEISAHFAEIYGASVSKETISRITDKVIEEMTDWSHRPLDEIYAAVFIDAIVVKVRDGQVANRPFYAAIGVTLDGEKDILGLWAGSGGEGAKFWMSVLTDLRNRGVKDVFFLVCDGLKGLPEVVTNVWPATIVQTCIIHLIRNTFRLTSRKYWDALKHDIKPIYTAVNATAARAAFEDLAEKWGGRYPAVIRLWDNAWAEFIPFLDYDVEIRRVICSTNAIESLNARYRRAVKARGHFPNEQAALKCLYLVTRSLDPTGAGRTRWTMRWKPALNAFAITFSDRFPAAETY from the coding sequence ATGACCGCGACACTGAACGACCAGACCGAGACCGGGCGTAAGAAGCGGGCGGAGCCGTCGGCGGAGGCGAAGGCCGCTGCGGAGCTGGTCCGGGCCGCGAAGGAGCAAGGGCTGTCGTTGACCGGCCCGGACGGGTTGCTCAAGCAGTTGACCAAGACGGTCCTGGAGACCGCGTTGAACGAGGAGATGACCGAGCACCTCGGCTATGAGAAACATGAGTCGGCTGGGGTGGAGTCGGGCAACGTCCGCAACGGCACCAGGGCGAAGACGGTGTTGACCGACGCGTCGGGGCCGGTGCAGATCGACGTGCCGCGGGACCGGGCCGGCACGTTCGAGCCGCAGATCGTCCGGAAGAGGCAGCGGCGCCTGTCCGGGGTCGACGAAGTCGTGTTGTCGTTGTATGCCAAGGGTTTGACCACGGGGGAGATCTCGGCGCATTTCGCGGAGATCTACGGGGCTTCGGTGTCGAAGGAGACGATCTCGCGGATCACCGACAAGGTGATCGAGGAGATGACCGACTGGTCGCACCGGCCCCTGGATGAGATCTACGCCGCCGTGTTCATCGACGCGATCGTGGTCAAGGTCCGCGACGGGCAGGTCGCCAACCGGCCCTTCTACGCCGCGATCGGGGTCACGCTCGACGGGGAGAAGGACATCCTCGGGTTGTGGGCCGGCTCGGGTGGTGAGGGTGCGAAGTTCTGGATGAGTGTGCTGACCGACCTGCGTAACCGGGGCGTGAAGGACGTGTTCTTCCTCGTCTGCGACGGCCTGAAGGGCCTGCCGGAGGTGGTGACGAACGTGTGGCCGGCTACGATCGTGCAGACGTGCATCATCCATCTGATCCGTAACACGTTCCGGCTCACGTCCCGCAAGTACTGGGACGCGCTCAAGCACGACATCAAGCCGATCTACACCGCTGTCAACGCCACCGCGGCCCGGGCGGCGTTCGAGGACCTGGCCGAGAAGTGGGGCGGCCGGTATCCGGCGGTGATCCGCTTGTGGGACAACGCGTGGGCGGAGTTCATCCCGTTCCTCGACTACGACGTCGAAATCCGGCGGGTGATCTGCTCGACCAACGCGATCGAGTCGCTCAACGCCCGCTACCGCCGGGCCGTGAAAGCCCGCGGCCACTTCCCCAACGAACAGGCCGCGTTGAAGTGTCTGTACCTGGTGACCCGATCGTTGGACCCCACCGGAGCAGGCAGAACCCGATGGACGATGCGCTGGAAACCCGCCCTGAACGCCTTCGCCATCACCTTCAGCGACCGCTTCCCAGCCGCTGAAACCTACTAA
- a CDS encoding DUF6308 family protein: protein MTFRPPEALQKSDDADAIALLKRYYGDPYLGIGCADGAHFDTWATDSDPMRFTADDLIAIKFLSVEAPKTAVRALLRDRSGEFSQLLVDLGPDRDLANEDKPFGHTWAGWRIMDELRTIPGVGTTTASKLLARKRPRLRPIWDTVVAAVTDTVPAQWEPVRTALRADDCALHRRLLRLRDVVGLPAEVSALRILDVIAWREGKDRDL, encoded by the coding sequence GTGACGTTCCGGCCCCCTGAAGCGCTCCAGAAATCCGATGACGCCGACGCCATCGCCCTATTGAAGCGTTACTACGGTGACCCGTACCTCGGCATCGGCTGCGCCGACGGCGCACACTTCGATACCTGGGCGACCGATAGCGACCCTATGCGCTTCACGGCCGACGACCTGATCGCGATCAAGTTCCTCTCCGTCGAGGCGCCGAAGACCGCGGTACGGGCACTGCTGCGTGACCGCTCGGGGGAGTTCTCGCAGTTGCTAGTAGACCTCGGCCCCGACCGTGACCTGGCCAACGAGGACAAACCTTTCGGCCACACCTGGGCTGGCTGGCGGATCATGGATGAGCTGCGCACCATCCCAGGTGTTGGTACGACCACCGCGTCGAAGCTGCTGGCGCGCAAGCGGCCACGCCTGCGGCCCATCTGGGACACGGTGGTCGCGGCCGTGACAGACACGGTGCCAGCCCAGTGGGAACCGGTGCGCACGGCATTGCGCGCCGACGATTGCGCGTTGCACCGACGGCTGCTCCGCCTGCGCGACGTGGTCGGCCTTCCGGCGGAGGTCAGCGCGTTGCGCATCCTCGACGTGATCGCGTGGCGCGAGGGTAAGGATCGCGACCTGTAG
- a CDS encoding HNH endonuclease, translated as MPVIHWIYPTNEKSNYYLDTRNGDTEVSPQQLLDDIRQSRNEVDRWVLGTGFRQMRPGDAIWVYASTPYQYVCALAQTVDIDFDGDFWHASLVWNIDATERLMQNPIPRSLFGQIAQRAAVRANQHAAEVLDDWLTTQRLMLSDLDSEPSPEEDTRLRTLRTIVQRQGQHTFRQGLLGAYGGQCAVTGERAVEVLEAAHIDGYRGAHSNQLTNGLLLRADLHTLFDLHLIGVDPEGRLVVSERLAGSSYAKLRGKRLSLPSRAQHQPSKRRLAAHLNQLTKLAR; from the coding sequence ATGCCGGTCATTCACTGGATCTACCCGACGAACGAGAAGAGCAACTACTACCTCGACACCAGGAACGGGGACACCGAGGTATCGCCGCAGCAGTTGCTCGACGACATCCGGCAGAGCCGCAACGAGGTCGATCGGTGGGTCCTGGGAACGGGCTTCCGTCAGATGCGTCCTGGTGACGCCATCTGGGTATACGCATCGACCCCGTACCAGTACGTCTGTGCACTTGCTCAGACCGTCGACATCGATTTCGACGGTGACTTCTGGCATGCATCGCTGGTCTGGAACATCGACGCCACGGAGCGTCTGATGCAGAACCCGATCCCACGGTCGTTGTTCGGTCAGATCGCCCAGAGGGCAGCTGTCCGAGCGAACCAGCACGCCGCAGAGGTGCTTGACGATTGGCTGACGACCCAACGCTTGATGCTTTCCGACCTGGACTCCGAGCCGAGCCCTGAGGAAGACACCCGGCTCCGCACCCTGCGGACCATCGTTCAACGACAGGGGCAGCACACCTTCCGACAAGGTCTGCTCGGTGCCTACGGCGGGCAGTGCGCCGTCACCGGCGAGCGAGCCGTGGAGGTCCTGGAAGCGGCGCACATCGACGGGTACCGCGGAGCGCACAGCAATCAGCTCACCAACGGGCTGCTTCTTCGCGCGGACCTGCACACGCTGTTCGATCTACACCTCATCGGAGTCGACCCGGAAGGCAGACTCGTCGTCTCCGAACGTCTCGCCGGCTCGTCCTATGCAAAGCTGCGCGGCAAGCGCCTCAGCCTGCCCTCTCGGGCTCAACACCAACCCTCGAAGCGCCGCCTCGCCGCCCACCTGAACCAGCTGACAAAGCTTGCCCGGTAG